The Salvia miltiorrhiza cultivar Shanhuang (shh) chromosome 1, IMPLAD_Smil_shh, whole genome shotgun sequence genome has a window encoding:
- the LOC131021729 gene encoding NAC domain-containing protein 90-like → MEEMTTTGFRFFPTEEELISFYLHNKLEVEEDKSSNNIHRVIPILDIYELDPWQLPTHCGELCDGDTEQWFFFMPRQEREVHGGRPRRTTASGYWKATGSPSHVYSSENKVIGVKKSMVFYKGRAPTGRKTVWKMNEYRAIQQDRTTSMPILRHEMCLCRVYVVSGSSRAFDRRPTSAPEASPAGDVN, encoded by the exons atggaagAAATGACAACTACTGGATTTCGTTTTTTCCCAACGGAAGAGGAACTCATCTCATTCTATCTTCACAACAAACTGGAGGTGGAAGAAGATAAAAGTAGCAACAATATTCATCGTGTGATACCAATCCTCGACATCTACGAGCTGGATCCGTGGCAACTCCCAA CGCATTGCGGGGAGCTGTGCGACGGGGACACGGAGCAGTGGTTCTTCTTCATGCCGCGGCAGGAGAGGGAGGTGCACGGGGGGCGGCCGAGGCGCACGACGGCGTCGGGCTACTGGAAGGCGACGGGGTCGCCCAGCCACGTGTACTCGTCGGAGAACAAGGTGATCGGCGTGAAGAAGAGCATGGTGTTCTACAAGGGGAGGGCGCCCACGGGGAGGAAGACTGTGTGGAAAATGAATGAATATAGGGCTATTCAACAAGATCGAACCACTTCCATGCCCATC TTGCGGCATGAAATGTGTTTGTGTCGGGTTTATGTGGTGTCAGGGAGCTCGAGGGCGTTCGACCGCCGCCCTACTAGTGCGCCGGAGGCCTCACCTGCCGGAGATGTCAActga